TCACGATCGAGCCCGACCCGACCGCGTCCAGGACCGTGCGCCGGACGGCCGGTGCCCCGGGGTCGTCCGCGTCGCGGGAGTCCACGTCGTAGGAGAGGACGTGCGGATAGCCGGCCTTGCGGGCCAGCCCGGTCACCAGGTCCGTGGCCCGCTGGGCCTGTGAGGGGCGGAACCAGCTGCCGATGGTCCCGGTGAGGGCGCGCAGCCGGTCGGCGCACCGGGTGATCTCGGCGTAGGCCTCGGCGGCCGGCAGGGCACAGATATTGCGGTGGTGCATGGTGTGATTGCCCAGCTCATGGCCGCCGTCGAGGATCCGGCGGGCCATCGCGGGCTGCTCGTCGAGCCAGTCGCCGACGGCGAGCACGGTGACCCTGGCCCCGGCCCGCTCGGCCTCGGTGAGCAGGGCGGTTGCCCTCGTGGGGTCGCCCCTGCCGTGGAAGGTCAGCGCGACCGCACGGCCGTTCCGCGGCCCGTGCGCGATCTGTACGGGCAGACCGGGCACCCGGACCGGCGGGCGGGCGGTGCGGGCACGGGCGGGTGGCGCATGACCCGCCCCGGAAGAGCCCGCACCGGAAGGGCTCGGCCCGCCGGACCGTACGGCGCCGGAGTCGTCGTCCCGGTGCGGGTCGCAGCCCGGCACCAGTGCACCGGCGGCCACGGCCGAGGCGGCCGCGCGCAGCACGGAGCGGCGATCTAGGGAAGTCACCACCCCATTAGAGAGGCAACTAATCCGAATTAGGGAGATATGCCCGATTCGCCCGGGCGCGTGTCGCTTCGGATGCCGGCCCCGGGCGAGGCCGGCGGCCTCAGGCGGGCCAGGCGTCCGCGAGCATCGCCCGGGTGTCGGCGAGCAGTTGGGGCAGCACCTTGGTGTGACCGACCACCGGCATGAAGTTGGTGTCACCGCCCCAGCGCGGGACGACATGCTGATGGAGATGGGCCGCGATCCCGGCACCGGCGACGGTGCCCTGGTTCATCCCGATGTTGAAGCCGTGCGCTCCGGAGGCGGTGCGCAGCGCGGTCATCGCCTGCTTCGTCAGCTCAGCCAGCTCCGCGGTCTCCGGGCCGTCCAGCTCCGTGTAGTCGGCGACGTGCCGGAACGGGACGATCATGAGGTGCCCGCCGTTGTACGGGTAGAGGTTCAGCACCGCATAGACATACTCACCGCGCGCGATCACCAGGCCGTCCTCGTCGGACTTCGCCGGGATCGTGCAGAACGGACAGCCGTCGCCCGCCCCCGGGCCGGACGGTTTGTTCTCGCCCTGGATGTAAGCCATCCGGTGGGGCGTCCACAGACGCTGGAAAGCGTCCTGCGTCCCGACTCCGATCTGCTGCTCCGGCTCGCTTGTCATACGGGCCAGCATATGGCTTCGCCCGTTGGCGCCGTGTCGTTGGGGCACACACCGCGGTCCGCTCCGCGATGCTGAGCCGGTGGACAGGGAGCAGCGGCTGTGGACCTGGGAACGAACCGCCCAGCCCTACCTCCTTGCCGCCTCCCTCCTCTTCCTCACCTCCTACGCCGTCCGGGTCCTGGTCCCCGGCCTCTCCCCCGGCTGGCAGACCTGGTGGGAGCTGGTCACCGCCGTCACCTGGGGCGTCTTCGTCGTCGAATATCTGGCGCGGCTGGCGCTCAGCAACGACCGGCGCCGCTTCCTGCGCACCCGCTGGCTGGATCTGATCGTGACCGTGCTCCCCCTGCTGCGGCCGCTGCGGATCGTCGACATGCACGAGCGGATGCAGCGGCGCCGGGACCATCCACGGCTCGCCCTCGAATCGCGGGTGATGGCGTACACCGGGATCACCTCGCTGCTGCTGGGCTTCGCGGCCAGCCTGGCCGTCTACCACGACGAGCGCTCCGCCCCGGGCGCGAACATCCACACCTTCGGGGACGCGGTGTGGTGGGCCTGCTCGACGCTGACGACCACGGGGTACGGCGACGCCACCCCCGTCACCCCGCGCGGCCGGCTGGTCGCGGTGGCGCTGATGTTCGTCGGGGTGGCGCTGATCGGGGCGGTGGTGGGCTCCTTCTCCTCCTGGCTGCTGCGCCGCTTCCGACAGGACGGCGAGACCTGAACCCGGCGACGAGACCTGAATCCGGCGGCGGAACATGACGGGGCCCCGGAGAGCGGGTCGCTCTCCGGGGCCCGGTGCTCAGGCACGCGTCACACCTGGACGCGACGCTCCACGACGTCGAGGATCTCGGCGATCGCCTCCTCGCGCGGGATGCCGTTCTTCTGCGTCCCGTCGCGGTAGCGGAAGGAGACCGCGCCGCCCGCGACGTCCTCGTCACCAGCGATGATCATGAACGGGACCTTGGCCTTCTGCGCGTTCCTGATCTTCTTCTGCATCCGGTCCGACGAGGAGTCCACCTCGATCCGCAGGCCCTTGGCCTTGGCCTGCGCGGCGAAGTCCTGCAGGTACGGGACGTGGGCATCGCCGATCGGGATCCCGGTCGCCTGGACCGGCGCCAGCCACGCCGGGAACGCACCCGCGTAGTGCTCCAGCAGCACCGCGAAGAACCGCTCGATGGAACCGAACAGCGCGCGGTGGATCATCACCGGACGCTGCTTGGTGCCGTCGGCGGCGGTGTACTCCAGGTCGAACCGCTCCGGAAGGTTGAAGTCCAGCTGGACGGTCGACATCTGCCAGGTCCGGCCGATGGCGTCCTTGGTCTGCACGGAGATCTTCGGACCGTAGAACGCGGCGCCGCCCGGGTCCGGGACCAGCGGCAGCCCCTGCTTCTCGGCCACCTTCCGCAGCGTCTCGGTGGCCTCCTCCCACGCCTCGTCCGAGCCGACGAACTTCTCCGGGTCCTTGGTGGACAGCTCCAGGTAGAAGTCGGTCAGACCGTAGTCGCGCAGCAGGTCCAGGACGAAGGTGAGCGTGGCGTCCAGCTCGTCCGCCATCTGCTCCTTGGTGCAGTAGATGTGCGCGTCGTCCTGGGTGAAGCCCCGGGCGCGGGTGAGGCCGTGCACGACGCCCGACTTCTCGTACCGGTACACGGTCCCGAACTCGAAGAGACGCAGCGGCAGTTCACGGTACGAGCGGCCGCGCGCGTCGAAGATCAGGTTGTGCATCGGGCAGTTCATGGGCTTGAGGTAGTAGTCCACGCCCTCGTCGAGCTGCATGGGCGGGTACATGCCGTCGGCGTACCAGTCCAGGTGGCCGGACTTCTCGAAGAGCTTCCCCTTGGTGGCGTGCGGGGTGTAGACGAACTCGTACCCCGACTCCTCGTGCCGCCGGCGGGAGTAGTCCTCCATGACCCGGCGGATGATGCCGCCCTTGGGGTGGAAGACCGCCAGGCCCGAGCCGATGTCCTCGGGAACGGAGAACAGGTCGAGCTCGGCACCGAGCTTGCGGTGGTCGCGCTTCTCGGCCTCGGCCAGGAACTCCAGGTGCGCCTTGAGCTCGTCCTTGGTCGGCCAGGCGGTGCCGTAGATCCGCTGCAGCTGCTTGTTCTTCTCGCTGCCGCGCCAGTAGGCGGCGGCCGAGCGCATCAGCTTGAACGCCGGGATGGCGCGGGTGCTGGGGAGGTGCGGACCGCGGCACAGGTCCTTCCAGCACAGCTCGCCGGTCTTGGCGTCGAGGTTGTCGTAGATGGTGAGCTCGCCTGCGCCCACCTCGGCGGAGGCCCCCTCGGCGGCCTCGGCGGCCGAGCCCTTGATCCCGATCAGCTCGAGCTTGTACGGCTCGTCGGCCAGCTCCTCGCGCGCGGCGTCATCGCTGACCGCCCGGCGCGCGAACTTCTGCCCGCGCTTCTGGATCTCCTGCATCTTCTTCTCGATGCGCTTGAGATCGTCGGGGTGGAACGGGGTCTCGACGTCGAAGTCGTAGTAGAAGCCGTCCTTGATCGGCGGGCCGATGCCGAGCTTCGCCTCCGGGAACAGCTCCTGCACGGCCTGCGCCATCACATGCGCGGTGGAGTGCCGCAGGATGTTCAGACCGTCCTCGGAGGAGATCTCCACGGGCTCGACCGCGTCACCGTCGGCGACCTCGTACGCGAGGTCCTTCAGCTCTCCGGCGACCCGTGCGGCCACGACGCTGCGCTCACCCTGGAAGAGGTCGGCGGCCGTAGTGCCCGTGGTCACCACGCGTTCATCCCGCTCGGAATCGCGTTGGATGGTCACACGGACGTCTGACACCGGTCTCTCCTGACTCATGTCTCTTGCGCGACAGCGATTGCTGCGCAGCCGAATCGTACCGAGCCACCGGACCCGACCGCGAAACGGTTTCACCACCCCCGGCCCGAAAACCGCTCCTGCGCCGCTATTCCTCGGCGCCGCACGCCTCCTCGAAGAAGTCGAGGTTTTCCTGGAGCGACTTCAGCAGCCGGTCCCGCTCCGCCTCGTCGACCTGTACGGGCGTGACATCGCGGCCGCCGGTGATCCGGCGGAAGCCGCCCCGGCTCTCCAGCCGGCCGCTCACCCGGATGGGCAGTCCCACCAGGTGCGCGTGCCCGGCGATGCGGTAGTCCTCCTCCCCCAGCGCGACCCGCACCTGCACCACATCCGCCCCGGTGATCACCCGCAGCCGCACCGTGCCGGGCCCGCCGGGCCGCTCCCTGCGCAGCCGTATCACCGCGCCGGTCACCCGCACCGGCAGCGACGGCTCGTCGCGTACGTAGCGCTGGGCCGCCTGCTGCAGCGCGGGCAGATCGCCGGGCGAGAACTCCACCGGTTCGGGGCGGGCCGGGCAGCCGGCCGGGGCGCCGGCCCCCGGCGACCACGCGACCGCGATCCGCACCCCCTCCGCGTCCCGCACCAGCGCGATCAGGGCCTGGACCAGCTCATGGCAGACCCCCAGCTCGACAGCCGCGTCGAAGGCCTCCATCCCGCCGGTGGCCCGCTGGTAGTCGGTGGCGTCGCGGGCCGCGTGCAGCGCCCGCTGCAGCACGGCGACCGCGCCGCGCCCACCGCGCACCGGGACGAACGCGGTCAGCCGGCGCCCGGCCGCCGCCGGACCGACCAGCACCTCGCCCAGGAACCCCTCGGCCTGCCGTTTGTGCCGCGCGCCGTAGTAGCCGGCCCGGCCGCACGTCCCCAGCGCCCCGGCGATCAGCATCGCGCGGGCCGCACCGCGCAGCTGCTCCTGGGCGACCCAGTACGCGGCCCCCGAGCCGCCGTCGGGCACCTCGCGCACCCAGCGCACCTCGTCGCTGGGCACCGCGAGCCCCACCAGCACCTCGCGGGCGGAGGGCGCGGAGCTCTGCGCCAGCGCCGCCAGCGCCTCCGCGAGCAGTTCCCCGCTGTCGGGGAAGCGGCGGTCGTGCGGCACCAGCAGGCTGGTGCCGCCCGCGCTGCCGGGCGGTGTCCACCGGGCGTAGTGGCCCGCGGCCCCGCCCCGGCGCCGCCAGCCGTGCCGGGCCAGCAGCGCGCCGAGCACCGCCGGATCGAGCTGGGCGGGATCCAGGAGTCGCGCGTCGTATTCGTCGGTCGGCCGGTACATCAGGGTCTCCCTCCCGCCCCGACCCGCGTCATGATCTCGCAGAGCGCTCGGTCGTCGAAGATCCGCGCGGTCGGGATCCGCACGGTGGTCCTGCGCCGGCCGGTCACCGGATGGCCGGCCAGGTTGATCCAGTAGCAGCAGTGCCGCAGCGCGAGACGGTCGTGGGAGGCCCGCAGCCAGTCCTCCCGGGTCCGCGGGACCAGCATCACGACCAAGATCTTGTGCACCGATACGGGCGTACGGGCCAGCTTCACCAGATGGTCGTTGTCGAGCGTGAAGGCGAACGTCGGCCCCGGCGGGCGGGGGGCGGTCTGGTAGGTGCACTTGAGCTGCACCTTGATCGTGACTTCGTCGTCGACGGTGTGGCCGGGCGCGCCATGGCTGACGTGCCAGTCGATTCCGTTGTCCGGGAAGGGCTGCGCCAGCGAACATCCCGAGGCGGCGGCGACCGCGTGCAGATAGCCCACCTGAAGGGTCTCCATGCACGCAGTGGTGGCGATTGAGCCGCGCTGCGGTGTGGACAGCTGGGGCAGCAGCCCGCCCGGTTCGGGCTGCGCGAGCGTCATCGCGGGGGAGCCTTCCGGGCTGTGCCGATCGGTGCGGGTGGATGACGGGGAGAAGGCGGAACCCGCCGGCCCGTCACTCTGGTTGTCTCCGCGTCAAGTGGTCCGCAAACAAAGACGGTTCGAGCGCCGGGCGGCTCGGGTATCACCAGCTCGGGTGGCGTGCATGTCATCCCCTGTACGAGTGCGAGGAGTTGGGATGATGCCGTGCTGGTATGACGGACCGCTTGCCGCCTTCGACACCGAGACCACGGGCATCGACGTCGAGCGCGACCGCATCGTCTCCGCCGCCCTGGTGGTCCAGGAGACACCGCGTTCCGCGCCCCGGATCACCCGTTGGCTGATCAACCCGGGCGTCGACATACCCGAGGCCGCCACGGCGGTGCACGGCCTGACCGGCGACCATCTCGCGCTGCACGGCCGCTGGCCCGCGCCGGTGCTGGAAGAGGTGGCGCGTGCCCTGGCCGCCCAGTCGGTGGCCGGCCGCCCGCTGGTCGTGATGAACGCCCCGTTCGACCTCACTCTCCTGGAGCGCGAGTTGAAACGGCACCGCGCCAGCTCGCTCGACGCCTACCTGGGCGGCCATCCGCTGCGCATCCTCGACCCCCGCGTCCTCGACAAGCACCTGGACCGCTACCGCAAGGGACGCCGCACGCTCACCGATCTGTGCGCCCACTACGAGGTCGAGCTGACGGACGCCCACGAGGCGGCCGCCGACGCACTCGCCGCGCTGCGCGTCGTCCGGGCCCTGGGCCATCGCTACGCGGACCGCCTGGAGAAGCTGCACCCGGCGGAGCTGCACACCCGCCAGGCCGTCTGGTACGCCGCCCAGGCACGTGGCCTGCAGGCGTGGTTCGAGCGCAGCGGCAACCCCGAAACCGTCGATCCGCACTGGCCGCTGCGCCCCGAACTCCCCGCCGCGGCCTGATCCCTCATCAGCAATTCCGGCCCGGCCGGCAAAGGCGCCGGCCGGAATTCCCGGTGCGATGTTCTCCCCGCGCGGCGCCGCCTTCTCCCAACAAAAAGAACCGGGCCGCTTTTTGCGGCCCGGTTCTTGATCCCGGTGGGCGA
This portion of the Streptomyces sp. 2114.4 genome encodes:
- a CDS encoding polysaccharide deacetylase family protein, which translates into the protein MTSLDRRSVLRAAASAVAAGALVPGCDPHRDDDSGAVRSGGPSPSGAGSSGAGHAPPARARTARPPVRVPGLPVQIAHGPRNGRAVALTFHGRGDPTRATALLTEAERAGARVTVLAVGDWLDEQPAMARRILDGGHELGNHTMHHRNICALPAAEAYAEITRCADRLRALTGTIGSWFRPSQAQRATDLVTGLARKAGYPHVLSYDVDSRDADDPGAPAVRRTVLDAVGSGSIVSLHLGHAGTVAALPLILDGLRRRGLRAVTTTELVT
- a CDS encoding HIT domain-containing protein, with the protein product MLARMTSEPEQQIGVGTQDAFQRLWTPHRMAYIQGENKPSGPGAGDGCPFCTIPAKSDEDGLVIARGEYVYAVLNLYPYNGGHLMIVPFRHVADYTELDGPETAELAELTKQAMTALRTASGAHGFNIGMNQGTVAGAGIAAHLHQHVVPRWGGDTNFMPVVGHTKVLPQLLADTRAMLADAWPA
- a CDS encoding potassium channel family protein; this translates as MDREQRLWTWERTAQPYLLAASLLFLTSYAVRVLVPGLSPGWQTWWELVTAVTWGVFVVEYLARLALSNDRRRFLRTRWLDLIVTVLPLLRPLRIVDMHERMQRRRDHPRLALESRVMAYTGITSLLLGFAASLAVYHDERSAPGANIHTFGDAVWWACSTLTTTGYGDATPVTPRGRLVAVALMFVGVALIGAVVGSFSSWLLRRFRQDGET
- the thrS gene encoding threonine--tRNA ligase → MSDVRVTIQRDSERDERVVTTGTTAADLFQGERSVVAARVAGELKDLAYEVADGDAVEPVEISSEDGLNILRHSTAHVMAQAVQELFPEAKLGIGPPIKDGFYYDFDVETPFHPDDLKRIEKKMQEIQKRGQKFARRAVSDDAAREELADEPYKLELIGIKGSAAEAAEGASAEVGAGELTIYDNLDAKTGELCWKDLCRGPHLPSTRAIPAFKLMRSAAAYWRGSEKNKQLQRIYGTAWPTKDELKAHLEFLAEAEKRDHRKLGAELDLFSVPEDIGSGLAVFHPKGGIIRRVMEDYSRRRHEESGYEFVYTPHATKGKLFEKSGHLDWYADGMYPPMQLDEGVDYYLKPMNCPMHNLIFDARGRSYRELPLRLFEFGTVYRYEKSGVVHGLTRARGFTQDDAHIYCTKEQMADELDATLTFVLDLLRDYGLTDFYLELSTKDPEKFVGSDEAWEEATETLRKVAEKQGLPLVPDPGGAAFYGPKISVQTKDAIGRTWQMSTVQLDFNLPERFDLEYTAADGTKQRPVMIHRALFGSIERFFAVLLEHYAGAFPAWLAPVQATGIPIGDAHVPYLQDFAAQAKAKGLRIEVDSSSDRMQKKIRNAQKAKVPFMIIAGDEDVAGGAVSFRYRDGTQKNGIPREEAIAEILDVVERRVQV
- a CDS encoding DUF4365 domain-containing protein, coding for MTLAQPEPGGLLPQLSTPQRGSIATTACMETLQVGYLHAVAAASGCSLAQPFPDNGIDWHVSHGAPGHTVDDEVTIKVQLKCTYQTAPRPPGPTFAFTLDNDHLVKLARTPVSVHKILVVMLVPRTREDWLRASHDRLALRHCCYWINLAGHPVTGRRRTTVRIPTARIFDDRALCEIMTRVGAGGRP
- a CDS encoding exonuclease domain-containing protein yields the protein MPCWYDGPLAAFDTETTGIDVERDRIVSAALVVQETPRSAPRITRWLINPGVDIPEAATAVHGLTGDHLALHGRWPAPVLEEVARALAAQSVAGRPLVVMNAPFDLTLLERELKRHRASSLDAYLGGHPLRILDPRVLDKHLDRYRKGRRTLTDLCAHYEVELTDAHEAAADALAALRVVRALGHRYADRLEKLHPAELHTRQAVWYAAQARGLQAWFERSGNPETVDPHWPLRPELPAAA